In the genome of Terriglobales bacterium, one region contains:
- a CDS encoding DedA family protein — MAHWVLEHLSYYFLQYGYLTVLVGLLLENAGIPLPGETILITASVLSRTTHQLNIVLVALVAIFAAITGDNLGFALGRYAGSPLLARYRKIFHIDPATIRKGEDLFRRRGAVAVFFARFIAGLRVLAGPLAGTLKMPWKHFLIFNALGAIVWVAVVATSAYFLGHAIESVLTHGSLALATIIFLISLLWWLRRRHTRRLGL; from the coding sequence GTGGCACATTGGGTCCTGGAGCACCTCTCTTACTATTTCTTGCAGTACGGTTACTTGACCGTTCTCGTGGGGCTCCTCTTGGAAAACGCCGGGATACCACTTCCCGGTGAAACCATTCTGATCACAGCCAGTGTCCTGTCCCGCACCACGCATCAACTGAATATCGTCTTAGTCGCACTGGTAGCTATCTTTGCCGCAATTACTGGCGACAATCTCGGCTTCGCTCTTGGCCGATACGCCGGCTCTCCTCTGCTTGCACGATATAGAAAGATCTTTCATATCGACCCAGCGACAATTCGCAAAGGAGAGGATCTGTTTCGCCGTCGTGGGGCCGTTGCCGTCTTCTTCGCACGTTTCATCGCCGGGCTTCGCGTCCTGGCCGGACCGCTTGCAGGTACGCTCAAGATGCCCTGGAAACACTTTCTGATCTTCAATGCTTTGGGAGCAATCGTGTGGGTGGCGGTTGTCGCAACTTCAGCCTATTTTCTTGGGCATGCGATCGAGTCCGTGCTAACGCATGGAAGCTTGGCTCTAGCAACGATCATCTTTCTGATCAGCCTGCTCTGGTGGCTGCGACGCAGACACACGCGAAGGTTGGGGCTCTAG